The Acidobacteriota bacterium genome includes a region encoding these proteins:
- a CDS encoding toll/interleukin-1 receptor domain-containing protein yields MSTAIQIFLSYARADQAQVETVYQRLLAEGYTPWMDKENLFGGERWEKAIFRALEQADFVLICLTPRAYNRRGFLRREIRKALYFAKEKLDTDIYLIPVRFEECEVEESLRKYQWVDLFSVDGWDRLLKAIREGIERRQLKH; encoded by the coding sequence ATGAGCACGGCAATTCAAATCTTCCTCAGCTATGCGCGCGCAGATCAGGCGCAGGTCGAGACGGTCTATCAACGGCTACTGGCCGAAGGGTATACACCCTGGATGGACAAGGAAAACCTGTTTGGCGGCGAGCGCTGGGAAAAAGCCATCTTCAGGGCGTTGGAACAGGCAGACTTCGTGTTGATCTGCCTGACGCCGCGCGCCTACAACAGGCGCGGTTTTTTGCGGCGCGAAATCCGCAAGGCGCTCTATTTCGCCAAAGAAAAACTCGATACGGACATCTACCTCATTCCAGTCAGATTCGAGGAATGCGAGGTCGAAGAGTCCTTGCGCAAATATCAATGGGTTGATCTATTCAGCGTTGATGGTTGGGACAGGCTCTTGAAAGCTATCCGAGAAGGAATCGAACGTCGTCAACTGAAACATTGA